The following are encoded together in the Streptomyces sp. NBC_01465 genome:
- a CDS encoding M1 family metallopeptidase has product MREPHRRFIAAALSLGLAAACAACSPDDSPSADAKPSSSKKASPSATPVRGTPGATGLQDSIYPSSGNGGYDAIHYDLALNVVPKTSVVLAGTSTMTARATQDLSRFNLDLSGFTVKTVTVDNKKAAFTRAGTELTVTPAQALAKGAEFKVAVTYGGNPKSLKRKGETEEGWLTTDDGALVMGEPLGAMTWYPVNDTVRDPATYDIAVTVPMGLTAVSVGTYAGKDGNTFRWHDEDPTIPYQVTLAVGKFELSTSTTKSGIPVVNAIDPRQNPKARTFVAKIPEIIAWGEKRFGPYPFHSAGAIVDHDPKLGVALETIGRPLYGKALDPEVMVHEYAHMWFGDSVRLSDWSDIWLNEGFATYAEWLWSEDHGSYSAKQWFDHLYEIPAGDKLWAYPPGKPVKGSQVFGLPVYYRGAMVLHQVRKAVGDKAFFKILKTWTAERKGTSATTAQFIALCEKTSGKQLDKVFATWLYGKGKPARG; this is encoded by the coding sequence ATGCGTGAACCTCACAGACGTTTCATAGCCGCCGCGCTGAGCCTCGGCCTGGCCGCCGCCTGCGCGGCCTGCTCCCCCGACGACAGCCCGTCCGCGGACGCCAAGCCGTCCAGCTCGAAGAAGGCGTCTCCTTCGGCAACTCCCGTACGGGGAACGCCCGGTGCGACCGGGCTGCAGGACTCGATCTACCCGTCCTCGGGCAACGGCGGCTACGACGCGATCCACTACGACCTGGCCCTGAACGTGGTGCCCAAGACCAGCGTGGTCCTCGCCGGCACCAGCACCATGACGGCGAGGGCCACCCAGGACCTCTCCCGCTTCAACCTCGACCTCTCCGGCTTCACCGTCAAGACGGTCACGGTCGACAACAAGAAGGCCGCCTTCACCCGCGCCGGTACGGAACTGACCGTCACCCCCGCCCAAGCCCTCGCCAAGGGCGCGGAGTTCAAGGTCGCGGTCACGTACGGCGGCAACCCCAAGAGCCTCAAGCGCAAGGGCGAGACCGAGGAGGGCTGGCTCACCACGGACGACGGCGCCCTGGTGATGGGCGAGCCGCTGGGCGCGATGACCTGGTACCCGGTCAACGACACGGTCCGGGACCCGGCGACGTACGACATCGCCGTGACCGTGCCCATGGGCCTGACAGCCGTCTCGGTCGGCACGTATGCCGGGAAGGACGGCAACACCTTCCGCTGGCACGACGAGGACCCGACCATCCCGTATCAGGTCACCCTCGCCGTCGGGAAGTTCGAGCTGTCCACCAGCACGACGAAGTCCGGAATCCCGGTCGTCAACGCCATCGACCCCCGCCAGAACCCCAAGGCCCGCACCTTCGTGGCCAAGATCCCCGAGATCATCGCCTGGGGCGAGAAGCGCTTCGGCCCCTACCCCTTCCACTCGGCGGGCGCGATCGTCGACCACGACCCGAAGCTGGGCGTCGCGCTGGAGACGATCGGGCGGCCGCTGTACGGCAAGGCGCTGGACCCGGAGGTGATGGTCCACGAGTACGCGCACATGTGGTTCGGCGACTCGGTCCGGCTCTCCGACTGGTCGGACATCTGGCTGAACGAGGGCTTCGCGACCTATGCCGAGTGGCTGTGGAGCGAGGACCACGGCTCGTACTCGGCGAAGCAGTGGTTCGACCACCTCTACGAGATCCCGGCGGGCGACAAGCTGTGGGCGTACCCGCCGGGCAAGCCGGTCAAGGGCAGCCAGGTCTTCGGCCTGCCGGTCTACTACCGGGGCGCGATGGTCCTCCACCAGGTGCGCAAGGCCGTCGGTGACAAGGCCTTCTTCAAGATCCTCAAGACGTGGACCGCCGAGCGGAAGGGCACGTCCGCGACCACGGCGCAGTTCATCGCGCTCTGCGAGAAGACCTCTGGAAAGCAGCTGGACAAGGTCTTCGCCACCTGGCTGTACGGAAAGGGCAAACCGGCCAGAGGCTGA
- a CDS encoding dihydrolipoamide acetyltransferase family protein — protein sequence MTTQNPTRFREFKMPDVGEGLTEAEILKWYVAPGDTVTDGQVVCEVETAKAAVELPIPFDGVVHELRFPEGTTVDVGQVIIAVDVAPGSAEPVVAAAVPEPATEAKPAGRQPVLVGYGVSESSTKRRARKDVPAQPETESAPEGTYYSNGSAPAANRPLAKPPVRKLAKDLGIDLATVTATGPDGIVTRADVHAAAAPAPAATPAPVAVEQAPVTERVSRETRIPVKGVRKAIAQAMVGSAFTAPHVTEFITLDVTRTMKLVAELKEDKELAGLRVNPLLLIAKALLVAIKRNPEVNAAWDEANQEIVQKHYVNLGIAAATPRGLIVPNIKDADAKTLPELAAALGELVSTAREGKTSPAAMQGGTVTITNVGVFGIDTGTPILNPGESAILAVGAIKLQPWVHKGKVKPRQVTTLALSFDHRLVDGELGSKVLADVAAILEQPKRLITWA from the coding sequence ATGACTACACAGAACCCAACGCGCTTCCGAGAGTTCAAGATGCCCGACGTGGGCGAGGGACTGACCGAGGCGGAGATCCTCAAGTGGTACGTCGCACCGGGTGACACGGTGACCGACGGCCAGGTGGTGTGCGAGGTCGAGACGGCGAAGGCCGCCGTCGAACTCCCCATCCCCTTCGACGGTGTGGTGCACGAGCTGCGCTTCCCCGAGGGCACGACGGTCGACGTCGGCCAGGTGATCATCGCGGTCGACGTTGCTCCCGGATCCGCCGAGCCGGTGGTGGCCGCCGCAGTGCCGGAGCCCGCCACGGAGGCCAAGCCCGCAGGCCGCCAGCCGGTCCTCGTCGGGTACGGGGTCTCCGAGTCCTCGACCAAGCGCCGCGCCCGTAAGGACGTTCCTGCGCAGCCCGAGACGGAGAGCGCCCCCGAGGGCACGTACTACTCCAACGGCAGTGCGCCGGCCGCGAACCGCCCGCTGGCCAAGCCTCCGGTGCGTAAGCTCGCCAAGGACCTGGGCATCGACCTGGCGACCGTCACGGCCACCGGGCCCGACGGCATCGTCACGCGTGCGGACGTGCACGCCGCGGCAGCGCCCGCGCCCGCCGCGACGCCGGCTCCCGTAGCAGTGGAGCAGGCGCCGGTCACGGAGCGTGTTTCACGTGAAACACGCATTCCCGTCAAGGGAGTTCGCAAGGCGATCGCCCAGGCGATGGTCGGATCGGCCTTCACCGCGCCGCACGTCACCGAGTTCATCACGCTCGATGTGACGCGGACGATGAAGCTCGTCGCCGAGCTGAAGGAGGACAAGGAGCTCGCGGGTCTCCGCGTGAACCCCCTCCTGCTCATCGCCAAGGCCCTCCTGGTCGCGATCAAGCGCAACCCGGAGGTCAACGCGGCCTGGGACGAGGCGAACCAGGAGATCGTGCAGAAGCACTACGTGAACCTGGGCATCGCCGCGGCCACCCCGCGCGGTCTGATCGTCCCGAACATCAAGGACGCGGACGCCAAGACGCTGCCCGAACTGGCCGCCGCGCTCGGCGAGCTGGTCTCCACGGCACGCGAGGGCAAGACGTCCCCCGCGGCCATGCAGGGCGGCACGGTCACCATCACCAACGTCGGTGTCTTCGGCATCGACACCGGTACGCCCATCCTCAACCCGGGCGAGTCCGCGATCCTCGCGGTCGGTGCGATCAAGCTCCAGCCCTGGGTCCACAAGGGCAAGGTCAAGCCGCGTCAGGTCACCACCCTGGCGCTCTCCTTCGACCACCGCCTGGTCGACGGCGAGCTCGGCTCCAAGGTTCTCGCCGATGTGGCGGCCATCCTGGAGCAGCCCAAGCGCCTCATCACCTGGGCCTAG
- a CDS encoding GntR family transcriptional regulator, with translation MPAAPAKQPPAADRVYAHIKQAVLDRRYEGGTLLTEGDLAEAVGVSRTPVREALLRLEVEGLIKLYPKKGALVLAVSAQEISDVVETRLLVEEFAVRKAVPPSPALIARLEELLEQQKEQAAAGDLAEVSVTDRCFHAEIVRSAGNQILSRLYDQLRDRQLRMGVAIMHAHPDRVTKNVTEHTEILDAMRAGDTEEAVAVVHRHVGRVRNLVWGEVR, from the coding sequence ATGCCTGCCGCCCCCGCCAAGCAGCCCCCCGCTGCCGACCGTGTCTACGCACACATCAAGCAAGCCGTACTCGACCGCCGCTACGAGGGGGGCACCCTCCTCACCGAGGGCGATCTCGCCGAGGCCGTCGGCGTCTCCCGCACCCCCGTGCGCGAGGCGCTGCTCCGGCTGGAGGTCGAGGGGCTGATCAAGCTCTACCCGAAGAAGGGCGCGCTCGTCCTCGCCGTCTCCGCGCAGGAGATCTCCGACGTGGTCGAAACCCGGCTGCTGGTCGAGGAGTTCGCCGTACGCAAGGCCGTGCCGCCGAGCCCGGCTCTGATCGCCCGCCTCGAAGAGCTCCTGGAGCAGCAGAAGGAGCAGGCAGCGGCCGGGGACCTGGCCGAGGTGTCCGTCACCGACCGCTGTTTCCACGCCGAGATCGTGCGCAGCGCCGGCAACCAGATCCTCTCGCGCCTCTACGACCAGCTGCGCGACCGGCAGTTGAGGATGGGCGTCGCGATCATGCACGCCCACCCCGACCGCGTCACCAAGAACGTCACCGAGCACACCGAGATCCTCGACGCCATGCGCGCCGGGGACACGGAGGAGGCGGTCGCCGTCGTCCACCGCCATGTGGGCCGGGTGCGGAATCTGGTCTGGGGTGAGGTCCGATGA
- a CDS encoding MFS transporter, translated as MSAALPGDPPGGRRAAAMWGIGVAVYFVAVIFRTSLGVAGLDAADRFHVNASALSTFSILQLLVYAGMQIPVGLLVDRLGAKRVLTFGVVLFTLGQLGFAFSPSYGMALASRALLGCGDAMTFISVLRLGTRWFPARRGPLVAQLAGLVGMAGNLVSTVVISRALGSIGWTATFAGSAVAGAVVLVLLVLFLKDHPEGHEPPPAQHAGSVYVRKMIAAAWREPGTRLGLWVHFTTQFPAMFFLLLWGMPFLVEAQGLSEATAGELLTLVVLSNMVVGLVYGQIIARHHAARLPIALSTVGATAVAWAGTLAYPGEHAPMWLLVTLCTVLGACGPASMIGFDFARPANPPERQGTASGIVNMGGFVASMTTLLVVGVLLDATDDNYRAAFSCVFVLQAVGITQILRLRSRSARREREHLAPSRVEAVHVPV; from the coding sequence ATGAGCGCCGCCCTCCCCGGTGATCCGCCGGGCGGCCGGCGCGCGGCCGCGATGTGGGGCATCGGCGTCGCGGTCTACTTCGTCGCCGTCATCTTCCGCACCAGCCTGGGCGTCGCGGGCCTGGACGCCGCCGACCGCTTCCACGTCAACGCCTCCGCGCTCTCCACCTTCTCCATCCTCCAGCTGCTGGTCTACGCGGGCATGCAGATACCCGTCGGCCTGCTCGTCGACCGCCTGGGCGCCAAGCGGGTCCTGACCTTCGGGGTCGTCCTCTTCACCCTCGGCCAGCTGGGCTTCGCCTTCTCGCCCTCGTACGGCATGGCCCTCGCATCCCGCGCCCTGCTCGGCTGTGGCGACGCGATGACGTTCATCAGCGTGCTGCGGCTCGGCACCCGCTGGTTCCCCGCCCGTCGCGGACCGCTCGTCGCCCAGCTCGCGGGCCTGGTCGGCATGGCGGGCAACCTCGTCTCGACCGTGGTCATCTCCCGGGCGCTGGGCAGCATCGGCTGGACGGCGACCTTCGCGGGCAGCGCCGTCGCCGGGGCCGTGGTCCTGGTCCTGCTGGTCCTCTTCCTGAAGGACCACCCCGAGGGTCACGAGCCGCCGCCGGCGCAGCACGCGGGTTCCGTGTACGTACGGAAGATGATCGCCGCCGCCTGGCGGGAGCCCGGCACCCGGCTCGGTCTGTGGGTGCACTTCACGACGCAGTTCCCCGCGATGTTCTTCCTGCTGCTGTGGGGGATGCCCTTCCTGGTGGAGGCCCAGGGCCTCTCGGAGGCGACCGCGGGCGAACTCCTCACGCTGGTCGTGCTCTCCAACATGGTGGTGGGTCTCGTCTACGGACAGATCATCGCGCGCCACCACGCGGCCCGGCTGCCGATCGCGCTCTCCACGGTCGGCGCGACCGCGGTGGCCTGGGCGGGCACGCTCGCGTACCCCGGTGAACACGCCCCGATGTGGCTGCTGGTGACGCTCTGCACGGTGCTCGGCGCCTGCGGTCCCGCCTCGATGATCGGCTTCGACTTCGCGCGCCCGGCCAATCCGCCGGAGCGTCAGGGGACGGCCTCGGGCATCGTCAACATGGGCGGCTTCGTGGCCTCGATGACGACGCTGCTCGTGGTCGGTGTACTGCTCGACGCCACCGACGACAACTACCGGGCCGCCTTCTCCTGCGTCTTCGTGCTGCAGGCGGTCGGCATCACCCAGATCCTTCGGCTGCGCTCGCGCTCGGCGCGCAGGGAGCGGGAGCATCTGGCGCCGAGCCGGGTGGAGGCCGTGCACGTCCCGGTATAG
- a CDS encoding alpha-ketoacid dehydrogenase subunit beta encodes MAATKMPIAKAINESLRKAMENDPKVLIMGEDVGRLGGVFRVTDGLHKDFGDGRVIDTPLAESGIVGTAIGLALRGYRPVVEIQFDGFVFPAYDQIVTQLAKMHARALGKIKLPVVIRIPYGGGIGAVEHHSESPEALFAHVAGLKVVSPSNSSDAYWMMQQAIQSDDPIIFFEPKRRYWDKGDVDTDAIPSPLHKARIAREGTDLTLVAYGPMVKVCLEAAAAAQEEGKSLEVVDLRSMSPLDFDTIQSSVEKTRRLVVVHEAPVFLGTGAEIAARITERSFYHLEAPVLRVGGYHTPYPPARLEEEYLPGLDRVLDAVDRSLAY; translated from the coding sequence ATGGCTGCGACCAAGATGCCGATCGCCAAGGCGATCAACGAATCGCTGCGCAAGGCGATGGAGAACGACCCCAAGGTCCTCATCATGGGCGAGGACGTCGGCCGTCTCGGCGGCGTCTTCCGCGTCACCGACGGCCTCCACAAGGACTTCGGCGACGGCCGCGTCATCGACACCCCGCTCGCCGAGTCCGGAATCGTCGGCACCGCGATCGGGCTCGCGCTGCGCGGCTACCGGCCCGTCGTGGAGATCCAGTTCGACGGCTTCGTCTTCCCCGCGTACGACCAGATCGTCACGCAGCTCGCGAAGATGCACGCCCGCGCGCTCGGCAAGATCAAGCTCCCCGTCGTCATCCGCATCCCGTACGGCGGCGGCATCGGTGCCGTCGAGCACCACTCCGAGTCGCCCGAGGCGCTGTTCGCGCACGTGGCGGGCCTGAAGGTCGTCTCGCCTTCCAACTCCTCGGACGCCTACTGGATGATGCAGCAGGCCATCCAGAGCGACGACCCGATCATTTTCTTCGAGCCCAAGCGGCGCTACTGGGACAAGGGCGACGTCGACACCGACGCCATCCCGTCCCCGCTGCACAAGGCGCGCATCGCCCGTGAGGGCACGGACCTGACGCTCGTCGCGTACGGGCCGATGGTGAAGGTCTGCCTGGAGGCGGCCGCAGCGGCGCAGGAGGAGGGCAAGTCCCTCGAGGTCGTCGACCTGCGCTCGATGTCGCCGCTCGACTTCGACACGATCCAGTCCTCGGTGGAGAAGACACGGCGCCTGGTCGTCGTGCACGAGGCTCCGGTCTTCCTCGGTACGGGCGCGGAGATCGCCGCCCGCATCACCGAGCGGAGCTTCTACCACCTGGAGGCGCCCGTGCTGCGGGTCGGCGGGTACCACACGCCGTATCCGCCGGCGCGTCTGGAAGAGGAGTACCTGCCGGGCCTGGACCGGGTGCTCGACGCCGTCGACCGCTCGCTTGCGTACTGA
- a CDS encoding lectin-like domain-containing protein: MSRLSAPLGLVTAAAVGLGLVAPQAASARELGNEAFSGASVDGSKWFSSSEGADDPSGWACLTAAAGDSGPLKACPGGAVGDAAGKGALRLTGNKKNQNGFVVSQNAVPANAGLRLTADFAEYASKSVKPADGIAIMLLDGAASMPKTAGKFGGGLGYTGITGGYLGIGLDTYGNFITKGFGDGGNESGDRAPNSITVRGATSVKNPYISNYPSKRSLDVASAGSRQEAVRTVRVELSTAGRLSVAIDFHDGDGMENKIDSFDLNTIKNQPKMPSSLRIGLASGTGDYNEIHEIWNAKVESLDPKLSTKTVADGPVVAGQDATFTMTTDNDPTAGPTAEEVTTVQTFPKGITPTAASGDGWKCTVVGQTVTCKRPGTGADALQPAKSYPPVKVTTKTDASIKGDVPVTSSVSDADGKQQTPSTDLITVSPAKDPSLVVTAKPVGEVVGGQNATYQVDVTNKPDAGVTNGEVKVVRTFPAGITPVTAVGDGWTCDIAGQTVTCTRPGTGADALNAGSGYPPISIGTKVDEGAKGDLTGTTTASAGGNPGTPVKDTTTVKPAPVKDPSLSVEVKPEGKVVAGNPATFGITVSDAPTAGPTRDEVTVTRTFPAGVTPKSASGDGWKCSVNGQTVTCSRPGTGADALQPGKSYPPIKVVTDVDGKANGQLEGTTSVGTAGDPNSDNKVTDTFVVVDDPNADISCGGWIRSVCQ, encoded by the coding sequence ATGTCTCGCCTCTCCGCCCCGCTCGGCCTTGTTACCGCGGCAGCCGTGGGCCTCGGCCTCGTGGCACCGCAGGCGGCCTCGGCACGTGAGCTGGGCAACGAGGCCTTCAGCGGCGCCTCGGTCGACGGTTCGAAATGGTTCAGCTCCTCCGAAGGCGCCGACGACCCGTCGGGCTGGGCCTGTCTGACCGCCGCGGCCGGCGACAGCGGCCCGCTCAAGGCCTGCCCCGGCGGTGCCGTGGGCGACGCCGCGGGCAAGGGCGCCCTGCGGCTGACGGGGAACAAGAAGAACCAGAACGGCTTCGTCGTCTCGCAGAACGCCGTCCCGGCCAACGCGGGTCTGCGGCTCACGGCCGACTTCGCGGAGTACGCCTCCAAGAGCGTGAAGCCCGCGGACGGCATCGCCATCATGCTGCTCGACGGTGCGGCCTCCATGCCCAAGACCGCCGGCAAGTTCGGCGGCGGCCTCGGCTACACCGGCATCACCGGCGGCTACCTGGGCATCGGCCTCGACACGTACGGCAACTTCATCACCAAGGGCTTCGGCGACGGCGGCAACGAGTCGGGCGACCGTGCCCCCAACTCGATCACGGTCCGTGGCGCCACCTCGGTGAAGAACCCGTACATCTCGAACTACCCGTCGAAGCGCTCCCTCGACGTGGCGTCGGCGGGCTCGCGCCAAGAGGCCGTCCGTACCGTCCGGGTCGAGCTGTCCACGGCCGGCCGCCTCTCCGTCGCCATCGACTTCCATGACGGCGACGGCATGGAGAACAAGATCGATAGCTTCGATCTCAACACCATCAAGAACCAGCCCAAGATGCCGAGTTCGCTCCGTATCGGGCTCGCCAGCGGCACCGGCGACTACAACGAGATCCACGAGATCTGGAACGCGAAGGTCGAATCCCTCGACCCGAAGCTGTCCACCAAGACCGTCGCGGACGGTCCGGTCGTCGCGGGCCAGGACGCCACGTTCACGATGACGACGGACAACGACCCGACGGCCGGACCCACGGCCGAAGAGGTCACCACCGTCCAGACCTTCCCGAAGGGCATCACGCCCACCGCCGCCTCCGGCGACGGCTGGAAGTGCACGGTCGTCGGCCAGACGGTCACCTGCAAGCGGCCCGGCACCGGGGCCGACGCCCTGCAGCCGGCCAAGAGCTACCCGCCGGTCAAGGTGACCACCAAGACCGACGCGTCCATCAAGGGCGACGTCCCCGTCACCTCCTCCGTGAGCGACGCCGACGGAAAGCAGCAGACCCCGTCGACCGACCTGATCACGGTCAGCCCGGCCAAGGACCCGAGCCTCGTCGTCACGGCGAAGCCGGTCGGCGAGGTCGTCGGCGGCCAGAACGCCACGTACCAGGTCGACGTCACCAACAAGCCGGACGCCGGTGTCACCAACGGCGAGGTCAAGGTCGTCCGTACGTTCCCCGCGGGCATCACCCCCGTCACCGCTGTCGGTGACGGCTGGACCTGCGACATCGCGGGCCAGACGGTCACCTGCACCCGCCCGGGCACCGGCGCCGACGCGCTCAACGCCGGCTCCGGCTACCCGCCGATCTCCATCGGCACCAAGGTCGACGAGGGCGCCAAGGGCGACCTGACCGGTACCACCACGGCGTCCGCCGGCGGCAACCCGGGCACCCCGGTCAAGGACACGACCACGGTCAAGCCGGCCCCGGTCAAGGACCCGAGCCTCTCGGTCGAGGTCAAGCCCGAGGGCAAGGTCGTCGCGGGCAACCCCGCCACCTTCGGCATCACCGTCAGCGACGCGCCCACCGCGGGTCCGACGCGCGACGAGGTCACCGTGACCCGGACCTTCCCGGCCGGTGTCACCCCGAAGTCGGCCTCCGGCGACGGCTGGAAGTGCTCGGTCAACGGCCAGACGGTCACCTGCTCGCGCCCCGGCACCGGGGCCGACGCCCTGCAGCCGGGCAAGAGCTACCCGCCGATCAAGGTCGTGACCGACGTCGACGGCAAGGCCAACGGCCAGCTGGAGGGCACCACTTCGGTCGGTACGGCCGGTGACCCGAACAGCGACAACAAGGTCACCGACACCTTCGTGGTCGTCGACGACCCGAACGCGGACATCTCCTGCGGCGGCTGGATCCGCAGCGTCTGCCAGTAG
- a CDS encoding carbon-nitrogen family hydrolase encodes MRASLIQIDVNPDESPNSRRQRVASLVREQSAADLVVLPELWPVGAFAFETFADEAEPLEGPTYEAMAKAASDAGVWLHAGSIVERDPDGPLYNTSLVFSPDGELARTYRKIHRFGFDRGEAVLMAAGEELVTVRLPETTLGVATCYDLRFPELFRGLTDAGAEMLVIPAGWPERRRAHWSLLARARAVENQAYVLACGTAGTHAGVEQAGHSVVVDPWGEVLAEAGSGEEVLTVDLDPTRPAATREEFPALKDRLLGLGTPRR; translated from the coding sequence GTGCGCGCCTCTCTCATCCAGATCGACGTAAACCCGGACGAATCTCCCAATTCCCGTAGGCAGCGCGTTGCTTCACTGGTACGGGAGCAGTCGGCCGCCGACCTCGTCGTCCTCCCGGAGCTCTGGCCCGTGGGCGCCTTCGCCTTCGAGACGTTCGCCGACGAGGCCGAGCCCCTCGAAGGTCCGACGTACGAGGCGATGGCCAAGGCGGCGTCCGACGCCGGAGTCTGGCTCCACGCCGGCTCGATCGTCGAACGAGACCCGGACGGGCCCCTCTACAACACCTCGCTCGTCTTCTCCCCCGACGGTGAACTCGCCCGCACGTACCGGAAGATCCACCGCTTCGGATTCGACCGCGGCGAGGCCGTCCTGATGGCCGCGGGCGAGGAACTGGTCACCGTACGGCTGCCGGAGACCACCCTGGGCGTGGCCACCTGCTACGACCTGCGCTTCCCCGAGCTCTTCCGCGGCCTCACCGACGCGGGAGCCGAGATGCTCGTGATCCCGGCCGGCTGGCCCGAGCGCCGCCGCGCCCACTGGTCGCTGCTCGCCCGCGCCCGCGCCGTCGAGAACCAGGCGTACGTCCTGGCCTGCGGCACCGCGGGTACGCACGCCGGGGTCGAGCAGGCCGGCCACTCCGTCGTCGTCGACCCCTGGGGCGAGGTGCTCGCCGAGGCGGGCTCGGGCGAAGAGGTGCTGACCGTCGACCTCGACCCCACGCGACCGGCCGCCACCAGGGAGGAGTTCCCGGCCCTCAAGGACCGTCTTCTCGGTCTGGGTACGCCCCGCCGCTGA
- a CDS encoding maleylpyruvate isomerase family mycothiol-dependent enzyme → MTVHPSLQPYADAWTHSIEAISELVGPLVEGEWNRATPCPGWSVRDLVSHIIGVECEQLGDPRPIHTLPRDLYHVKTEHQRYMEMQVDVRRHHTGPEMTADLEYTIIRRQRQLRNENRQPETKVRAPLGAETTLELALRMRAFDVWVHEQDLRTALNQPGNLDSPGAYVARDNFLAVLPKVVAKDAGAPPNSAIVFDIHGPVEFMRTVRIDAEGRGTVDGAPSLGPLATIVMDWETYFRLATGRVRAAAVADRIKAEGDQDLAAAILREFAVTP, encoded by the coding sequence TTGACCGTCCACCCAAGCCTCCAGCCCTACGCCGACGCCTGGACCCACTCCATCGAAGCGATATCCGAGCTGGTGGGACCGCTCGTAGAGGGCGAGTGGAACCGCGCGACCCCCTGCCCCGGCTGGTCGGTGCGCGACCTCGTCTCGCACATCATCGGGGTCGAGTGCGAGCAGCTCGGCGACCCGCGCCCCATCCACACCCTGCCGCGCGACCTCTACCACGTGAAGACCGAGCACCAGCGGTACATGGAGATGCAGGTCGACGTGCGCCGCCACCACACGGGGCCCGAGATGACCGCGGACCTCGAGTACACGATCATCCGCCGCCAGCGGCAGCTGCGGAACGAGAACCGCCAGCCCGAGACCAAGGTCCGCGCCCCGCTCGGCGCGGAGACCACCCTCGAACTCGCCCTGCGGATGCGGGCGTTCGACGTCTGGGTGCACGAGCAGGACCTGCGCACGGCGCTGAACCAGCCCGGCAACCTCGACTCCCCCGGCGCCTACGTCGCCCGCGACAACTTCCTGGCCGTGCTGCCGAAGGTGGTCGCCAAGGACGCGGGCGCGCCCCCGAATTCGGCGATCGTCTTCGACATCCACGGCCCGGTCGAGTTCATGCGGACGGTACGCATCGACGCGGAGGGCCGCGGCACGGTCGACGGCGCCCCCTCGCTGGGACCGCTCGCCACGATCGTCATGGACTGGGAGACCTACTTCCGCCTCGCCACGGGCCGGGTGCGGGCCGCGGCGGTCGCGGACCGGATCAAGGCCGAGGGCGACCAGGACCTGGCCGCGGCCATCCTGCGCGAGTTCGCGGTCACGCCCTGA
- a CDS encoding FKBP-type peptidyl-prolyl cis-trans isomerase: MPARRRHHAPTALAALAVLAFAAAGCSDPDPQNIPKVTGAFGTRPTVQIPSFPPPKGARMKVLKDGDGAETKKGQVVVAQVDMRVWEQNRPLMDTYRLDQPTTAVLDGEHVSRTWDQALLGRKAGSRVLLVTPATHGFGPGGMAPAQVSPSDHMVLVFDVIGGYDPKQQVSGEQRPAAGDSKKGEQNGPSVTVTTGEEPKLSDWGAAPRTLGTRTLVAGQGGKIADGDTVVLQYTGFEWGKPTSFSSTYLRSGPNGFVVHGGDSMLPGWYDGLKGQRVGSRVLLTVPDDQSPHFKMTKGGVAAPPGKAAAYVFDILDRR; the protein is encoded by the coding sequence GTGCCCGCCCGCCGCCGTCACCACGCCCCCACCGCCCTTGCCGCGCTCGCCGTTCTGGCTTTCGCCGCCGCCGGCTGCTCAGATCCCGACCCGCAGAACATTCCGAAAGTGACCGGGGCGTTCGGCACCCGTCCGACCGTCCAGATCCCCTCGTTCCCACCTCCCAAGGGCGCCCGGATGAAGGTCCTCAAGGACGGCGACGGGGCCGAGACGAAGAAGGGCCAGGTCGTCGTCGCGCAGGTGGACATGCGGGTGTGGGAGCAGAACAGGCCCCTGATGGACACCTACCGCCTCGACCAGCCGACCACCGCGGTCCTGGACGGCGAGCACGTCTCGCGCACCTGGGACCAGGCGCTGCTCGGCCGGAAGGCGGGCAGCCGTGTCCTGCTGGTCACCCCGGCCACGCACGGTTTCGGGCCCGGCGGCATGGCGCCGGCCCAGGTCTCGCCGAGCGACCACATGGTGCTCGTCTTCGACGTGATCGGCGGATACGACCCCAAGCAGCAGGTATCGGGAGAGCAGCGGCCCGCTGCCGGGGACTCGAAGAAGGGCGAGCAGAACGGGCCCTCCGTGACGGTCACCACGGGCGAGGAGCCGAAGCTCTCCGACTGGGGCGCCGCACCGCGCACGCTGGGGACGCGGACGCTGGTCGCCGGGCAGGGCGGGAAGATCGCCGACGGGGACACGGTGGTCCTGCAGTACACCGGCTTCGAGTGGGGCAAGCCGACGTCGTTCAGCTCGACGTACCTCAGGAGCGGGCCGAACGGCTTCGTGGTGCACGGCGGCGACTCGATGCTGCCGGGCTGGTACGACGGCCTCAAGGGGCAGCGGGTCGGCAGCCGGGTGCTGCTCACGGTGCCGGACGACCAGAGCCCGCACTTCAAGATGACCAAGGGCGGGGTGGCGGCGCCGCCCGGGAAGGCGGCCGCGTACGTCTTCGACATCCTCGACCGGCGCTGA